DNA sequence from the Methylomonas albis genome:
TGCGCAGCCGCATAGCAAACAAGATAGATTCGATATCATCGCTTACGCGCCGATAGCGACCCTGCAAACTCGCGGTAATATCACCCGCATCGAACGCGACGGCCTGGTTACCGAGAGTCACGCCGATCCTTTTGAGTTATTGAAGCAGCAGTTAGGACGGCCGGTAGCCAGTGTAGATGGCTTGCCATTCAACGGTGGCGCAATCGGTTACTTTGCTTACGATCTTGCCAGACGTATAGAGCGACTGCCGGCCATGGCCAGCAATACGGAACAGCTGGCGGAGATGGCCGTGGGTATTTACCGTTGGGCGGTGATTGTCGATCACCAGCGTCGGCAAAGTTGGTTGGTCAGTGTTGATCTGCCGGAAAGCGAGCAGCAAAGACTAATCGCCGAATTCAGCGCGATTACGACACCGGCAGAAACAGCGGATTTTAAAGTGCTGCAAGCCCCGCGCGCCAATATGGACAGAGCGGCTTATGCCACGGCTTTTCAACGGATCAAGCACTATTTGAAAGAGGGCGATTGCTATCAGATCAATTTGACCCAGCGTTTCGAGAGTCCGTGTGAAGGCGAGCCGTGGCAAGCTTATCAGGTGCTAAGGCAGATTAATGCCGCGCCATTCAGCGCCTATCTGAATTTTCCGGATGTGCAGGTATTGAGTTCTTCGCCGGAAAGGTTTTTAAAAGTCACCGACGGTGCAGTGGAAACTAAACCCATCAAAGGGACTCGTCCGCGCCGAAGTGATTGGGAAGAAGATCAGGCGCAGATAGAAGACCTGGTGTCCAGCACCAAGGACCGGGCCGAGAATGTCATGATCGTCGACCTGCTACGTAACGATTTAGGTAAGAGCTGTAAAAAGGGTTCTGTGTGGGTGCCGAGTTTGTTCTCCGTTGAAAGCTATACCACCGTGCATCACTTGGTCAGCACCGTGACGGGTCAACTAGCGGAAGGCCAGCATGCCATCGATTTATTGCGCAGTTGTTTTCCGGGCGGCTCGATTACCGGCGCGCCGAAGATTCGGGCAATGGAAATCATCGAAGAACTGGAACCACATAGACGCGGCATTTATTGCGGCGCGATCGGTTACATTGGCTTTGACGGCAATATGGACACCAATATCGCCATCCGCACCTTGGTGCACAACCACGGCACCATCCGTTTTTGGGCCGGCGGCGGCATCGTCAACGACTCAGTGCTGGACGAGGAATATCAGGAATGTTTCGATAAGGCCGCGGCCTTATTGCAGTTACTCAAGCAGTTTGGCGCATGACTTGCGTGATCAAGTTGGGCGGCAGTTTGCTGGAAACGGCAGTCTTACCCGCTTGCTTGGCGGCGATTGAACACCGCAGCGGCCCAATCGTCATCGTGCCCGGCGGCGGGCTGTTTGCCGAACAGGTGCGCGTCGCGCAAAGCCAGTGGCATTTCGACGATGTCGCCGCGCATCGGATGGCGATTTTGGCGATGCAGCAAATGGCGTTGTTGATGCATAGCTTAAAGCCCGAGTTTGCTATTGTCGGTGATACCGGGAGTTTACATCCCGCAGGGCAAGTCAAACCGGTGCTGATTTGGTCGCCGCAAGTCGAGCAATTGGATAAAGCCGGCATTGCCAATAGTTGGGATATTACCTCTGATAGTTTGGCGGCTTGGTTGGCCGGCCGCATCGAAGCAGATGAGCTAATCATTGTGAAATCGGCGCAGATTCCGGAGCAAGCTAATTTTCCGGACTTACAGCAACAAGGTATCCTTGATGCTGCTTTCCAGCGCTTCACCTTCCAGGCTAATTACCAAATAACCGTGATCAACAAAGACCGCTTCCTGTCCCACCATGATTAATTTCATTAAAGCCATACTGAACAAGCGTTTGCGCAAGGCTTATTATCAAAGCCGGGAATCCTTGCTGGGTCATCAAAAGCGCGACATCGTCGTCATGCAAGTCGGGCAGGCGTGCGAGAGCTTGAAGGAAAGCCGGGATCAATTTGTCGATGCCTTGGATAAATTCAAAAGCATTGTCAATTTACCGGATAGTTCCCTGGAACAACGCTATCAGCAACTAAAGCGCCGTTACGATTTATGTAAGGGGAAAGCCGATCAAGTCAGTCACAGAATTCAGGCGGTGGAAGAGATTAGCGAAGCTTTATTTGCGGAATGGGAAGCCGAGCTGGCTTTATACAGCAACCGGGCCCTGAAGGCGCGTAGTCAGCAGCAGTTGAAAAAATCCCGGCAGCAATACGCTCGCTTGTTAAAAGCCTTGCAGACTGCGGAAACCCGAATGCATCCGGTATTGGCGGCGTTTCAGGATCAGGTTTTGTTTTTAAAGCACAACTTGAACGCGCATGCGATTGCGGCATTGCGGCATGAGTTTATGGAAATTGGTGTGGATATTTCGAGATTGATCGAGGTGATGGAGAAGACCATCAGCGAGGCCAGTCAGTTTGTCGCGGTTCTAGTGGAACAGAAACAGCTGCCGGCCCCCGTGCGTCAATAAATTACATGGAGTGCATTTGGTAATCGACCCGTGCTGGCGGCGTTTTGTCACGTTGGTCAGGGGTTTTCTTACGGTTTTGATCAATACGCTCTTGCGAGTATTGGGAAATCATTTGGTCCCAATTGCTGTATTTTTCGTAGTCTTTGCTGCCGGAAGCTTTACGTTTGGCAAATAACTCTTTGCCCGCCTCCACCAATTGTTCAGGTGTCTTGCCATCGATAGCGTCTAAAAACTCCTTGTTATTGCGGATTTCATCGCGTAAGGTCCAGAAAGACACTTCAAACTCGATGCGTTGGTCTAGCGGCAATTTTTCCTTGATTTGACTGATTGATCGATTGACGGTTTTTAAACTGCTGCCGTTGATTTGATTGCTTTTATTGCAACCAGCCAAAAGTGCACAGGTTAAAAAAACCAAAACAGTTGACGCTTTTTTCAT
Encoded proteins:
- the pabB gene encoding aminodeoxychorismate synthase component I, encoding MPLALPTKQSLPYFQDSSPLFAPLAQQPWAVFLDSAQPHSKQDRFDIIAYAPIATLQTRGNITRIERDGLVTESHADPFELLKQQLGRPVASVDGLPFNGGAIGYFAYDLARRIERLPAMASNTEQLAEMAVGIYRWAVIVDHQRRQSWLVSVDLPESEQQRLIAEFSAITTPAETADFKVLQAPRANMDRAAYATAFQRIKHYLKEGDCYQINLTQRFESPCEGEPWQAYQVLRQINAAPFSAYLNFPDVQVLSSSPERFLKVTDGAVETKPIKGTRPRRSDWEEDQAQIEDLVSSTKDRAENVMIVDLLRNDLGKSCKKGSVWVPSLFSVESYTTVHHLVSTVTGQLAEGQHAIDLLRSCFPGGSITGAPKIRAMEIIEELEPHRRGIYCGAIGYIGFDGNMDTNIAIRTLVHNHGTIRFWAGGGIVNDSVLDEEYQECFDKAAALLQLLKQFGA
- a CDS encoding amino acid kinase family protein, with amino-acid sequence MTCVIKLGGSLLETAVLPACLAAIEHRSGPIVIVPGGGLFAEQVRVAQSQWHFDDVAAHRMAILAMQQMALLMHSLKPEFAIVGDTGSLHPAGQVKPVLIWSPQVEQLDKAGIANSWDITSDSLAAWLAGRIEADELIIVKSAQIPEQANFPDLQQQGILDAAFQRFTFQANYQITVINKDRFLSHHD
- a CDS encoding DUF2959 domain-containing protein; the protein is MINFIKAILNKRLRKAYYQSRESLLGHQKRDIVVMQVGQACESLKESRDQFVDALDKFKSIVNLPDSSLEQRYQQLKRRYDLCKGKADQVSHRIQAVEEISEALFAEWEAELALYSNRALKARSQQQLKKSRQQYARLLKALQTAETRMHPVLAAFQDQVLFLKHNLNAHAIAALRHEFMEIGVDISRLIEVMEKTISEASQFVAVLVEQKQLPAPVRQ
- a CDS encoding DUF6694 family lipoprotein; the protein is MKKASTVLVFLTCALLAGCNKSNQINGSSLKTVNRSISQIKEKLPLDQRIEFEVSFWTLRDEIRNNKEFLDAIDGKTPEQLVEAGKELFAKRKASGSKDYEKYSNWDQMISQYSQERIDQNRKKTPDQRDKTPPARVDYQMHSM